Proteins encoded together in one Candidatus Zixiibacteriota bacterium window:
- a CDS encoding flagellar basal body L-ring protein FlgH — protein sequence MNIKRILIITAVMLLLPFTLKIYGGDFGQAASLFSDIKAHKVGDILTVNIYENTQATNKSESKIEKAGKFETSGGPGTGILDFIPLFGVKGENKNSFDGKGENLRNRNLRAKMSVTVMAVKENGDLVIEGTRTIGISNDRETLTLSGVVRQRDINPDNSIESYLIADAQISYRGKGAITDASRPGPIMRFLNWLF from the coding sequence ATGAATATAAAACGAATTCTTATCATCACCGCGGTTATGTTGCTTCTGCCGTTTACTCTCAAAATTTACGGCGGCGATTTTGGTCAGGCTGCTTCTCTGTTTTCGGATATAAAGGCGCATAAAGTCGGTGATATTCTTACCGTCAACATTTATGAAAACACGCAAGCCACCAATAAATCGGAAAGTAAAATCGAAAAAGCAGGAAAATTCGAGACATCCGGCGGTCCCGGCACAGGTATCCTCGATTTTATCCCGCTCTTCGGCGTCAAGGGCGAAAATAAAAACAGTTTTGACGGCAAGGGTGAAAATCTCCGTAATCGAAATTTAAGAGCCAAAATGTCCGTGACCGTTATGGCCGTCAAAGAAAACGGCGATCTGGTTATCGAAGGCACGCGCACCATTGGAATTTCCAATGACCGAGAGACATTGACTCTCAGCGGAGTGGTTCGTCAGCGCGACATTAACCCGGATAACAGCATCGAATCGTATTTGATTGCCGACGCGCAAATATCGTATCGCGGCAAAGGAGCGATTACCGACGCCAGCCGCCCGGGACCGATTATGCGATTTCTTAACTGGTTGTTTTAG
- the flgA gene encoding flagellar basal body P-ring formation chaperone FlgA has translation MRRTALIAVICLMIMPAVLMAENSKEDIQYLETYLAEKIVSDYELNSDDVEIRLIRCAARLDDLSSCDIQAYPLTQSNPRGRFPMRVEIYRDDAMTGKGSVTLEVRIFADLPVPIRRISRNDILTPQMFSLKRFDVTSIREKMLTDLSQMENIRARQNLSEGRYVSLNKIEKIPDVENGMPVSIIASSGIFEIRAKGMALQRGYIGESIKVKNIDSKKIIMGKITSPGVVEITL, from the coding sequence ATGAGAAGAACAGCTTTGATTGCGGTAATTTGCCTGATGATTATGCCGGCCGTATTAATGGCTGAGAATAGCAAAGAAGATATTCAATATCTCGAAACATATCTCGCCGAAAAAATCGTTTCTGATTATGAGCTTAATTCGGATGACGTAGAGATACGACTAATCAGATGCGCTGCCAGGCTTGATGATTTATCTTCATGCGATATTCAGGCTTACCCCCTAACGCAATCCAATCCCCGGGGACGTTTCCCAATGCGAGTCGAGATTTATCGAGATGATGCCATGACAGGGAAAGGGTCGGTTACGCTTGAAGTTCGGATTTTTGCTGACCTGCCGGTTCCAATCCGGCGGATTAGTCGCAACGATATTCTGACTCCTCAAATGTTCAGTCTGAAGCGATTCGATGTGACGTCAATAAGGGAAAAAATGCTCACCGATCTTTCTCAAATGGAAAATATCCGGGCCAGGCAAAACTTGAGTGAAGGTCGGTATGTTTCTTTGAATAAAATTGAAAAAATCCCCGATGTGGAAAACGGAATGCCGGTCTCGATCATAGCCTCGTCCGGTATATTTGAAATACGCGCCAAGGGAATGGCGCTTCAGAGAGGATATATCGGGGAATCGATCAAAGTCAAAAATATCGATTCCAAAAAAATAATTATGGGGAAGATAACATCTCCCGGAGTAGTGGAAATAACGCTCTGA